A region of Gammaproteobacteria bacterium DNA encodes the following proteins:
- the rpsS gene encoding 30S ribosomal protein S19, with the protein MPRSLRKGPYVDEFVMKKVRVAAEKGDRRPIKVWSRRSMVVPEMVGLTIAIHNGKQHVPVLINENMVGHKLGEFAATRTFRGHAADRRAR; encoded by the coding sequence TTGCCTAGGTCTCTGAGAAAAGGTCCCTATGTGGACGAGTTCGTCATGAAAAAGGTGCGGGTGGCCGCCGAGAAGGGTGACCGCCGGCCGATAAAGGTATGGTCACGCCGCAGCATGGTGGTGCCCGAGATGGTGGGATTGACCATCGCGATACACAACGGCAAGCAGCATGTCCCCGTTCTGATCAACGAGAACATGGTCGGTCACAAGCTGGGTGAATTTGCCGCGACACGGACGTTCCGAGGTCATGCCGCCGACAGAAGGGCGCGCTAG